One region of uncultured Sulfurimonas sp. genomic DNA includes:
- a CDS encoding FAD-linked oxidase C-terminal domain-containing protein: MIDSKHLKHFIDIVGDENIYSDKAHLIAYSYDATREHFEPDAVIFPRNEEDISAILKYCNEYKIIIVPRGAGSGFTGGALPSSGGIVLAMEKHMNKILEIDMKNMVAIVQPGVINMDLQRAVEEVGLFYPPDPASQEYSSIGGNVSENAGGMRAAKYGITKDYVMATRAVLPNGDVIKAGKRTIKDVAGYNISGILVASEGTLAVLSEITLRLIPKPKLTKTAMGIFPTVNDAMEAVYKTMASGITPVAMEFLDNLTIRAVEKTFKKGLPVDAGALLVTDVDGNLEEDLNFQLGQIEKVFRENGCSEFKIAKDKKEAADIWFARRNASPALSVYGSKKLNEDVTVPRAVLPELLERFYAIAEKYKVNIPCFGHTGDGNVHTNVMVDGSDPQQVKIAYQAIEEVFQATIDLGGTLSGEHGIGLAKAPYMSMAFSDEEMNLFKSIKMAFDPNNILNPSKMGLN, encoded by the coding sequence ATGATTGACTCAAAACATTTAAAACATTTTATTGACATAGTTGGTGATGAAAATATTTATAGTGATAAAGCACATCTTATCGCTTACTCTTACGATGCAACGCGTGAACATTTTGAACCAGATGCTGTAATCTTTCCAAGAAATGAAGAAGATATAAGTGCGATTTTAAAGTACTGTAATGAGTATAAAATCATCATAGTTCCTCGTGGAGCAGGGAGCGGTTTCACAGGTGGGGCACTTCCTAGTTCAGGTGGTATTGTTCTAGCTATGGAAAAACATATGAACAAAATCTTAGAGATAGATATGAAAAACATGGTAGCCATAGTCCAACCTGGTGTTATAAATATGGACTTACAACGCGCAGTAGAAGAGGTTGGTCTTTTTTATCCGCCAGATCCAGCATCTCAAGAGTACTCTAGCATCGGTGGAAATGTAAGTGAAAATGCTGGAGGTATGAGAGCTGCAAAATATGGAATTACTAAAGATTATGTAATGGCTACTCGTGCAGTTTTACCAAATGGTGATGTAATTAAAGCTGGAAAACGTACTATTAAAGATGTGGCTGGTTATAACATTAGTGGCATCTTGGTTGCATCTGAGGGAACATTAGCGGTTTTAAGTGAGATAACTCTAAGACTTATTCCAAAACCTAAACTTACAAAAACTGCTATGGGAATTTTTCCAACTGTAAACGATGCTATGGAAGCAGTTTATAAAACTATGGCTAGCGGTATCACTCCTGTTGCGATGGAATTTTTAGATAACTTAACTATAAGAGCAGTAGAGAAAACTTTTAAAAAAGGTCTTCCTGTAGATGCAGGAGCACTTTTGGTCACTGATGTTGATGGAAATTTAGAAGAAGATTTAAATTTTCAATTAGGGCAGATTGAAAAAGTTTTTCGTGAAAATGGATGTAGTGAATTTAAAATAGCAAAAGATAAAAAAGAAGCGGCTGATATCTGGTTTGCACGTCGTAATGCATCTCCAGCACTAAGTGTTTATGGAAGTAAAAAACTAAATGAAGATGTAACAGTTCCTCGTGCTGTTTTACCTGAACTTTTAGAGAGATTTTATGCTATAGCTGAAAAATACAAAGTGAATATTCCATGTTTTGGTCATACTGGAGATGGTAATGTTCATACAAATGTTATGGTTGATGGAAGTGACCCCCAGCAGGTTAAAATTGCGTATCAGGCCATTGAAGAGGTTTTTCAAGCAACTATAGATTTGGGTGGAACTCTAAGTGGTGAGCATGGTATAGGTCTTGCAAAAGCACCATATATGAGTATGGCATTTAGCGATGAAGAGATGAATCTTTTTAAATCTATAAAAATGGCATTTGACCCTAACAATATTTTAAACCCTTCTAAAATGGGGCTAAACTAA
- a CDS encoding YihY family inner membrane protein, with the protein MNVSKFSVNYIYRHIKFFISTFVDKELTLFAASLSYYTIFTIIPLLLIMLTLLTSLPSFAEHYESIKSFIFSNLMPVNSEAVMGHIDKFLANSSKMGVIGLVMILVASLLFFKNFEYIANKIFHAKSRTLWESVTTYWTMLTLTPIALGASFYITAQLAIMIESNTLTSGMNILPIIPYIIIWALFFLIFQIGANTKINPRASLISSFIISIVFSISKNAFIEYVFYNKSYTTMYGSFAIMMFLFLWIYVSWIIFIYGLKLCYMINRVYEKKDIKSKQKPDKTPLVDAKQ; encoded by the coding sequence ATGAATGTTAGTAAATTTAGTGTTAATTATATTTATAGACATATAAAGTTTTTTATAAGTACATTTGTTGATAAAGAACTAACACTATTTGCTGCAAGTCTAAGTTACTATACTATTTTTACTATCATTCCTCTGCTTCTAATTATGTTAACTCTTCTAACATCTTTACCTTCATTTGCAGAACATTATGAGAGTATAAAATCATTTATTTTCTCAAATCTTATGCCTGTAAATTCTGAAGCTGTTATGGGACATATAGATAAGTTTTTAGCTAACTCTTCAAAGATGGGAGTTATAGGTCTTGTTATGATTTTAGTTGCATCTTTGCTTTTTTTTAAAAACTTTGAGTATATTGCAAACAAGATTTTTCATGCAAAATCAAGAACTCTATGGGAATCTGTTACTACTTATTGGACTATGCTGACACTTACACCTATCGCTCTTGGTGCATCTTTTTATATAACCGCACAATTAGCCATAATGATAGAGTCAAACACTCTAACTTCAGGGATGAATATACTTCCAATAATTCCTTATATTATTATTTGGGCATTGTTTTTTCTTATATTTCAAATCGGTGCAAATACCAAGATAAATCCTAGAGCATCTCTAATAAGCTCATTTATAATTTCAATAGTCTTTAGCATCTCTAAAAACGCATTTATAGAGTATGTTTTTTATAACAAATCATACACAACTATGTATGGCTCTTTTGCCATAATGATGTTTTTATTTTTATGGATTTATGTCTCTTGGATTATCTTTATATATGGGCTTAAACTATGTTACATGATTAATCGCGTATATGAAAAAAAAGATATTAAGAGTAAGCAAAAACCAGATAAAACTCCTCTTGTAGATGCTAAGCAGTGA
- a CDS encoding ComEC/Rec2 family competence protein produces the protein MALQRVELFNKKEFLSFLLLSLLILCYSLLIDFQEYKKLTRFDSYIVDARVLKQYTKTKNKKTYQVLKLKTDNGLSFYTGARKSFQDTIGKKLTLEIFAKKITFYEYLTSFYAYSKVKNIKETQTLKQELNSFIASEHKNENISNIYQALFSATPLNRDLQTLFSTLGVSHLLAISGFHLGVLSAILFFILKPIYNFFQDRYFPYRNSKSDIFLIVAFSLLLYLNFLDSPPSLLRAFAMLIIGFILYDRGIKIVSMQTLLLTTILLLAIYPKLLFSLGFWLSISGVFYIFLFMIHFKHLSKIWQFIIIPFWVYILMLPFSLAIFSNFSIYHPLSILWTSLFSIFYPLSILLHLVGAGSFLDGVLESFISLGANQTTLVNFEIKWLALHIFISLLSIYKRSFIWFLLTLNIFFFIYAINHVT, from the coding sequence ATGGCACTACAGAGAGTTGAGCTTTTTAATAAAAAAGAGTTCCTCTCCTTTTTACTTCTATCTCTTTTAATACTCTGTTATTCTCTACTTATAGACTTTCAAGAGTACAAAAAATTAACTCGTTTTGATTCTTATATCGTAGATGCAAGAGTTTTAAAACAATACACAAAAACAAAAAATAAAAAAACATATCAAGTTTTAAAACTAAAAACAGATAATGGTCTTAGCTTTTATACAGGAGCTAGAAAGAGTTTTCAAGATACCATTGGCAAAAAATTAACTCTTGAAATTTTTGCAAAAAAAATTACTTTTTATGAGTATTTGACAAGTTTTTATGCTTACTCAAAAGTAAAAAATATAAAAGAAACTCAAACTCTCAAACAAGAACTAAATTCATTTATAGCATCTGAGCACAAAAATGAAAATATATCAAATATTTACCAAGCTCTCTTTAGTGCCACTCCCCTAAACAGAGATTTACAAACTTTATTTTCAACGCTTGGAGTCTCGCATCTATTGGCTATTAGCGGTTTTCATTTAGGTGTTCTTAGTGCTATTTTATTTTTTATTTTAAAACCTATTTATAACTTTTTTCAAGATAGATATTTTCCATACAGAAACTCAAAATCAGATATTTTTTTAATAGTAGCTTTTTCTTTACTTTTGTATCTTAACTTTTTAGACTCACCGCCATCTTTACTCCGTGCCTTTGCTATGCTCATTATTGGTTTTATACTTTATGACAGAGGTATAAAAATAGTTTCAATGCAGACACTTTTACTAACTACTATTTTGCTTTTAGCTATATATCCAAAACTACTCTTTTCACTTGGCTTTTGGCTCTCTATATCTGGAGTTTTTTACATCTTTTTATTTATGATTCACTTTAAGCATCTCTCAAAAATTTGGCAATTTATTATTATTCCATTTTGGGTTTATATCTTGATGCTACCTTTTTCTTTGGCTATATTTTCAAACTTTAGCATCTATCATCCTCTAAGCATCCTTTGGACTTCACTTTTTAGTATTTTTTATCCATTGAGTATATTGTTGCATCTAGTAGGTGCGGGGAGTTTTTTAGATGGAGTTTTAGAGAGTTTTATATCACTTGGAGCAAATCAAACAACTCTAGTAAACTTCGAGATAAAATGGCTAGCTTTGCATATCTTTATATCACTGCTTAGCATCTACAAGAGGAGTTTTATCTGGTTTTTGCTTACTCTTAATATCTTTTTTTTCATATACGCGATTAATCATGTAACATAG
- a CDS encoding replicative DNA helicase — protein MQDNLYNLAFERSILSSIVFEPQQFDELSTALKKEDFYLPAHQDIFLAMMTLLQKDQPIDEEFIKKELIKIKKFDEQVMIEILSANPISNTKAYVDEIKDKSLKRHLLTLTTEIKRVTVEEELPSAEVVDIVEKKLYEITQDNQTSDFKDSPKMTFDTMEYIKEMKARGNSVLVGVDTGFHELNKMTTGFGKGDLVIVAARPAMGKTSFILNTVNSLIMQGKGVAFFSLEMPAEQLMLRLLSIQTSIPLQKLRVGEMSDNQWSSLYGAIDKMNSAKLFVDDQGSININQLRSKLRKLKNQHPEIEIAVIDYLQIMQGIGNQDRHLQVSEISRGLKMLARELNMPVVALSQLNRGLESRNDKRPMLSDIRESGSIEQDADIILFVYRDDVYLYKEEKEREKAAKAEGKEFTSQYIEKEEEDAEIIIGKQRNGPTGHVKLVFQKKLTRFVDAQPKAIETTYEHIDTKSANIDLGDTSIAMPTL, from the coding sequence GTGCAGGACAATCTTTACAATCTAGCTTTTGAACGTTCTATTTTAAGTTCTATAGTCTTTGAACCTCAGCAGTTTGATGAGTTAAGTACAGCTTTAAAAAAAGAGGATTTTTATCTTCCTGCTCATCAAGATATTTTTTTAGCAATGATGACACTTCTTCAAAAAGACCAACCTATAGATGAAGAATTTATAAAAAAAGAACTTATTAAGATAAAGAAGTTTGATGAACAGGTTATGATAGAGATTTTATCAGCTAACCCCATCTCAAACACAAAAGCTTATGTTGATGAGATAAAAGATAAATCTTTAAAGCGTCATCTCTTAACTCTTACAACTGAAATAAAAAGAGTTACAGTTGAAGAGGAACTTCCATCCGCTGAAGTTGTAGATATAGTAGAGAAAAAACTATATGAAATAACTCAAGACAATCAAACAAGTGACTTTAAAGACTCTCCAAAAATGACTTTTGACACGATGGAGTATATCAAAGAGATGAAAGCTCGTGGAAACAGTGTCCTTGTAGGAGTCGATACTGGCTTTCATGAGTTAAACAAAATGACTACTGGTTTTGGTAAAGGCGACCTTGTTATAGTCGCTGCAAGACCTGCTATGGGGAAAACAAGTTTTATTTTAAATACGGTAAACTCTCTTATAATGCAAGGCAAAGGTGTCGCCTTTTTCTCGCTTGAGATGCCAGCTGAGCAGTTAATGTTAAGACTTTTAAGTATTCAAACTTCTATACCTCTTCAAAAGCTTCGCGTAGGTGAGATGAGCGACAATCAGTGGAGTTCACTCTATGGAGCTATTGATAAAATGAACTCAGCCAAGCTTTTTGTTGATGATCAAGGTAGTATAAACATAAACCAACTTCGCTCAAAACTTAGAAAACTCAAAAATCAACACCCTGAAATAGAGATAGCCGTGATTGATTATCTTCAAATTATGCAAGGTATTGGAAACCAAGATAGACACTTGCAAGTATCTGAAATCTCTCGTGGACTTAAGATGCTAGCTCGTGAGTTAAATATGCCCGTAGTAGCACTCTCTCAACTTAACCGTGGATTAGAATCAAGAAATGATAAACGTCCAATGCTAAGTGATATTCGTGAGTCTGGTTCAATTGAGCAAGATGCAGACATTATTTTGTTTGTTTATCGTGATGATGTCTATCTTTACAAAGAAGAAAAAGAGCGTGAAAAAGCTGCAAAAGCCGAGGGTAAAGAGTTCACATCTCAATATATTGAAAAAGAAGAAGAAGATGCTGAAATTATCATAGGAAAACAGAGAAATGGTCCAACAGGTCATGTTAAACTTGTTTTTCAAAAAAAGCTTACAAGATTTGTAGATGCTCAACCAAAAGCCATTGAGACAACTTACGAGCATATAGACACAAAGTCTGCAAATATTGACCTAGGCGATACTTCTATAGCGATGCCGACTTTGTAA
- the ispG gene encoding flavodoxin-dependent (E)-4-hydroxy-3-methylbut-2-enyl-diphosphate synthase codes for MINRVKTKQIFVGNVAVGGDAPISTQSMTYSKTSDVASTVEQIKRLHFAGCDIVRCAVPDMEDALALKAIKEQIELPLIADIHFNHKLALVAAEVVDCIRINPGNIGSKEKVAEVVKACKARNIPIRIGVNAGSLEKEFLNKHGQTAKGMVASAEYNIKYLEDLGFDDIKISLKASDVGRTVDAYRMLRPKNNYPFHLGVTEAGTLFHATVKSSIGLGSLLLDGIGDTMRVSITGELEEEINVARAILKDSGAMPDGLNIISCPTCGRIEADLVSAVAEIEKRTAHIKAPLNVSVMGCVVNAIGEAAHADVAIAYGKGKGLIMVKGEVVANLDENELVDRFVSEVEKMAEGS; via the coding sequence ATGATAAATAGAGTAAAAACTAAACAAATTTTTGTAGGCAATGTTGCAGTTGGTGGTGATGCACCTATATCTACACAATCCATGACTTATTCAAAAACTTCAGATGTTGCATCTACGGTTGAGCAGATTAAAAGGCTTCATTTTGCAGGTTGTGATATTGTTCGTTGTGCAGTTCCAGATATGGAAGATGCACTAGCATTAAAAGCTATAAAAGAGCAGATAGAACTCCCTCTTATTGCAGATATACACTTTAACCATAAACTAGCACTTGTGGCTGCTGAAGTAGTGGATTGTATCCGTATAAATCCTGGAAATATTGGCTCAAAAGAGAAAGTTGCAGAGGTTGTAAAAGCCTGTAAAGCTCGCAACATTCCAATACGCATCGGTGTAAATGCAGGTTCACTAGAAAAAGAGTTTTTAAATAAGCACGGTCAAACTGCCAAGGGAATGGTAGCATCTGCTGAGTACAACATCAAATACTTAGAAGATTTAGGTTTTGATGATATAAAAATTTCTCTAAAAGCAAGTGATGTTGGTAGAACTGTAGATGCATACAGAATGTTACGTCCAAAAAACAACTATCCTTTTCATCTTGGAGTTACTGAGGCTGGAACTCTTTTTCACGCGACTGTTAAAAGCTCCATCGGACTTGGCTCACTTTTACTTGATGGCATTGGCGATACTATGCGAGTATCTATCACAGGAGAGCTTGAAGAAGAGATAAATGTCGCTCGTGCAATCCTTAAAGACAGTGGGGCGATGCCAGATGGACTAAATATCATCTCATGCCCAACTTGTGGACGCATCGAAGCTGACTTAGTCTCCGCAGTTGCAGAGATAGAAAAAAGAACAGCTCATATAAAAGCACCTCTAAATGTCTCAGTCATGGGATGCGTGGTAAATGCAATAGGCGAAGCAGCTCACGCTGATGTAGCCATAGCTTATGGAAAAGGAAAAGGTCTCATCATGGTAAAAGGCGAAGTAGTTGCAAACCTTGATGAAAATGAACTTGTCGATAGGTTTGTAAGTGAAGTTGAGAAAATGGCAGAGGGGTCATAG